Proteins co-encoded in one Arthrobacter sp. ERGS1:01 genomic window:
- a CDS encoding TetR/AcrR family transcriptional regulator has product MARPLSPKLSPVIIAEAALAMVDAQGEFTLPALAKRLRVSPSSLYNHISGKADIIELMRGQAVAAVDVAGASEGEPHWAAAIRDIAVQYRNSYSRHPRLIPLLTAYSVRDETTIGMYNVLAERFAEAGFGPRRILEAITVLDNYVLGSALDVAAPEEVWDPGAKASASLRAALDAGLGREHRADEAFLFGLDLIMAGLERAAA; this is encoded by the coding sequence ATGGCCCGACCGTTGTCTCCGAAGCTTTCCCCCGTGATCATCGCCGAGGCCGCCCTGGCCATGGTGGATGCCCAGGGCGAGTTCACGTTGCCCGCCCTGGCCAAGCGGCTTCGGGTCAGCCCGTCCTCGCTGTACAACCACATCAGCGGCAAGGCTGACATCATCGAGCTCATGCGCGGGCAGGCGGTGGCGGCGGTCGACGTGGCGGGCGCCTCGGAGGGCGAGCCGCACTGGGCCGCGGCCATTCGCGACATCGCGGTGCAGTACCGCAATTCCTATTCGCGGCACCCCCGGTTGATCCCGCTTCTGACCGCCTACTCGGTACGGGACGAGACCACGATCGGCATGTACAACGTGCTGGCGGAGCGGTTTGCCGAGGCCGGGTTCGGGCCCCGGCGCATCCTGGAGGCAATCACCGTGCTGGACAACTACGTGCTGGGCTCGGCCCTGGATGTTGCGGCGCCGGAGGAGGTGTGGGACCCGGGAGCCAAGGCCTCCGCATCGCTGCGGGCGGCCCTTGACGCCGGTTTGGGCCGGGAGCACCGCGCCGACGAAGCTTTCCTGTTTGGGCTGGACCTGATCATGGCCGGCCTGGAGCGCGCAGCGGCCTAG
- a CDS encoding nitrilase-related carbon-nitrogen hydrolase, translated as MLELTAFNPPASWARTQETGRAPLRAALVQHRWQAVPDAVRTELREGISRAATLGATAVFLPELTLSRYPADTLPEGAPNATAEDLLTGPTFAFAAQAARDFGITVHASLFQRADAGDGLGLNTAILVSPDGELLARTHKLHIPRTDGYFEDKYFRPGPNAADAYQVHAPGELHGARLGMPTCWDEWFPEVARMYSLGGAELLVYPTAIGSEPSFPDFDTQSLWQQVIVGNGIANGLFMVVPNRWGNEGNVDFYGSSFISDPYGRILVQAPRDESAVLVADLDLAQRADWLELFPFLATRRPETYGRLTAPVDAAHPYGDPQWQPPDRHADGLGHAGRNRSAVPDLDGLPARRLCPRRHRGGGPRRPQLLGRRGQRRRRI; from the coding sequence ATGCTGGAACTGACAGCCTTCAATCCGCCCGCCTCCTGGGCCCGCACGCAAGAAACCGGACGCGCCCCGCTGCGCGCAGCCCTGGTGCAGCACCGCTGGCAGGCCGTTCCGGACGCCGTGCGCACCGAACTCCGCGAGGGCATCTCCCGCGCCGCCACCCTTGGCGCTACCGCTGTGTTCCTGCCGGAGCTCACGCTGTCCCGCTACCCCGCGGACACCCTGCCCGAGGGCGCCCCCAACGCGACGGCCGAGGACCTGCTCACGGGCCCCACCTTCGCCTTTGCCGCGCAGGCCGCCCGCGACTTCGGCATCACGGTCCATGCGTCCCTGTTCCAGCGCGCCGACGCCGGGGACGGACTGGGCCTGAACACGGCCATCCTGGTCTCCCCCGACGGCGAGCTGCTGGCCCGGACGCACAAACTGCACATTCCGCGCACCGACGGCTACTTCGAGGACAAGTACTTCCGCCCCGGCCCCAATGCCGCGGACGCCTACCAGGTCCACGCACCCGGGGAACTGCACGGCGCCCGGCTGGGCATGCCGACCTGCTGGGATGAATGGTTCCCCGAGGTGGCCCGCATGTATTCGCTGGGCGGGGCGGAACTGCTGGTCTACCCCACGGCCATCGGCTCCGAGCCCTCCTTCCCCGACTTCGACACGCAGTCGTTATGGCAGCAGGTGATCGTGGGCAACGGCATCGCCAACGGCCTGTTCATGGTGGTCCCGAACCGCTGGGGCAACGAAGGCAACGTGGACTTCTACGGCTCCTCGTTCATCTCCGATCCCTACGGGCGCATCCTCGTCCAGGCCCCGCGCGACGAATCCGCCGTTTTGGTGGCCGACCTCGACCTTGCCCAGCGCGCCGACTGGCTGGAGCTGTTCCCGTTCCTGGCCACCCGCCGCCCCGAAACGTACGGCCGGCTCACCGCTCCCGTCGACGCCGCGCACCCCTACGGCGACCCGCAGTGGCAACCACCGGACAGGCACGCTGATGGGCTGGGTCATGCCGGCCGAAACCGCTCCGCAGTCCCGGATCTGGATGGCCTTCCCGCCCGGCGGCTATGCCCTCGGCGACACCGAGGAGGAGGCCCACGCCGCCCGCAGCTGCTGGGCCGCCGTGGCCAACGCCGCCGTCGAATTTGA